Proteins encoded within one genomic window of Acidobacteriota bacterium:
- a CDS encoding HAD family hydrolase, with protein sequence MIDSLSLPALVVFDLGGTTIRDRGEVPAAFAGALEASGLTVDPGAVATWRGASKREVLNHLVANQRPALTDTERDALVAVMYRRFCATLTEQLSRAPDLAFPDARVTFERLHDAGIRVALNSGFDRAIVDVILAVTGWPDGLVDAVACGDEVPAGRPAPFMIFRAMERTGVADVGRVAVVGDTRLDLEAGANAGVAYRIGVLTGAHDRATLERAPFTHLLESVRIVPDLWL encoded by the coding sequence ATGATCGATTCTCTCTCGCTTCCTGCGCTTGTCGTCTTCGATTTGGGCGGCACCACCATCAGAGATCGCGGGGAAGTTCCCGCCGCCTTCGCCGGCGCACTCGAGGCATCCGGCCTCACAGTCGATCCCGGCGCCGTTGCGACGTGGCGGGGTGCCTCCAAGCGAGAGGTCCTCAACCACCTGGTCGCCAATCAACGGCCGGCCCTGACCGACACCGAGCGCGACGCACTCGTGGCCGTCATGTATCGTCGGTTCTGCGCCACACTCACCGAACAACTGAGTCGCGCCCCGGACCTGGCGTTTCCCGATGCGCGAGTGACGTTTGAGCGGCTGCATGATGCGGGAATCCGCGTCGCGCTCAACTCCGGATTCGACCGGGCGATCGTGGACGTGATCCTCGCCGTGACGGGCTGGCCCGACGGCCTCGTCGATGCGGTCGCCTGCGGGGACGAGGTTCCTGCCGGGCGTCCGGCGCCGTTCATGATCTTTCGCGCGATGGAACGGACCGGCGTCGCCGACGTCGGGCGGGTGGCCGTGGTCGGGGACACGCGTCTCGATCTGGAAGCCGGGGCCAACGCTGGCGTGGCGTATCGAATCGGCGTGCTGACCGGAGCGCACGATCGGGCGACGCTCGAACGTGCCCCATTTACCCATTTGCTTGAGTCCGTGCGTATCGTTCCAGATCTCTGGCTCTGA
- a CDS encoding Rap1a/Tai family immunity protein, with amino-acid sequence MKLIAVALLGIALAQGQPVQYFKTGNTILKNVVQWEKYARGDRPGDLSSISYFQGYVAGVLDAEGRQIRTPDALTHDQACAIVAKFLRDNPQSLNQPAADLVKAALRAAYPAGGVLVPQR; translated from the coding sequence ATGAAGCTGATTGCGGTTGCCTTGTTAGGGATCGCACTGGCCCAGGGACAGCCTGTGCAGTACTTCAAGACGGGCAATACAATCTTGAAGAATGTGGTGCAATGGGAGAAGTACGCCAGAGGCGATCGACCGGGCGACCTCTCGTCCATCTCGTACTTCCAGGGGTACGTCGCCGGTGTTCTAGATGCTGAAGGCCGACAGATTAGGACACCGGACGCCCTGACCCATGACCAAGCGTGCGCGATCGTCGCGAAGTTTCTGAGAGACAATCCTCAATCGCTCAATCAGCCGGCGGCGGACCTTGTCAAGGCGGCCCTGCGAGCGGCTTATCCAGCTGGTGGCGTTTTGGTCCCGCAACGGTAA
- a CDS encoding DUF5916 domain-containing protein — protein sequence MPARAQIPDTPPSLRVGVLPADLHLDGVLNEPAWTNAPAIDNLTMTEPKEGATPTGRTRVQVLASPRAIVFGIVCEDPDPRGIVSYTRQRDGSMSSEDHIEIVLDTFRDGRSGYTFWVNPSGARYDALINPGGGDVNSNWDGIWEAATRKTETGWTAEIRIPIQTLGFKPGLTAWNFNIQRRVQRLQETDRWASPVRDYKITQMSRAGLLTNLPNFDLGMGLTVRPSVVAGGGKPTPDSALSGDGHASLDVTKRVGANLLASASVNTDFAETEADTRQTNLTRFSLYFPEKRAFFLEGADIFQFGAGLGSDVVPFFSRSIGLVDHQQVPIRIAGKLNGRVGQTSAGAVVARTGAVDGVAPGSTMGAVRIKQDIFRESSVGAIATFGDPTGRSGSWLAGGDFTYQTSHFRGDKNFLVGLWGLATGQAGAKDDRTAAGVKLAYPNDLWNVSLTYMRVGDAFQPSLGFVPRPGVHSFSLVGEYDPRPSFWHIRQMFNEFEVVAVTDLRGEWESYRVFLAPVNWRFESGDRVEINIRPTGEQLSTPFEIADGVVIPAGPYHFMRYRLEAGSAAKRKLSGQATWWFGSFYDGQLDQILLTASWNPTALFTFSLSGEHDIGRLREGRFDQTLVGARTQINVSPNLQVSSFVQYDTDSRTIGTNTRLRWTFHPLGDLFVIYNHNLNDITDRWRLDSNQLLVKLQCSWRY from the coding sequence ATGCCCGCACGCGCCCAGATACCGGATACTCCCCCGTCGCTTCGGGTCGGTGTGCTGCCGGCAGACCTCCACCTCGACGGGGTGTTGAACGAACCCGCGTGGACGAACGCGCCCGCCATCGACAACCTGACGATGACTGAGCCAAAGGAAGGGGCCACTCCCACGGGCCGCACGCGAGTGCAGGTGCTCGCCAGTCCCCGCGCCATCGTCTTTGGGATCGTCTGTGAGGATCCCGATCCTCGTGGGATCGTCAGCTACACCAGGCAGCGTGACGGCTCGATGAGCTCGGAGGACCACATCGAAATCGTCCTCGACACGTTTCGGGACGGCCGGTCTGGTTACACCTTCTGGGTCAATCCGAGCGGGGCGCGCTACGACGCGCTGATCAATCCAGGCGGCGGAGATGTCAACAGCAACTGGGACGGGATCTGGGAGGCGGCGACGAGGAAAACCGAAACGGGGTGGACTGCGGAAATCAGGATTCCAATTCAGACGCTCGGCTTCAAGCCAGGGCTGACCGCCTGGAATTTCAACATCCAGCGCCGCGTTCAACGACTGCAGGAAACGGATCGATGGGCCAGTCCGGTCCGCGACTACAAGATCACGCAGATGAGTCGCGCAGGTCTGCTGACCAACCTGCCGAACTTCGATCTGGGGATGGGCCTGACCGTTCGGCCTTCCGTGGTCGCGGGCGGCGGCAAACCCACGCCTGACTCCGCGCTGTCCGGGGACGGGCACGCCAGCCTCGATGTGACCAAACGCGTCGGCGCCAATCTGCTCGCCTCAGCGTCTGTCAACACCGACTTCGCCGAAACCGAGGCCGACACGCGCCAGACCAACCTCACGCGGTTCTCGCTCTACTTTCCGGAAAAGCGCGCGTTCTTTCTGGAAGGGGCCGATATCTTCCAGTTCGGTGCCGGGCTCGGCAGCGACGTGGTGCCGTTCTTCAGCCGGTCCATCGGGCTGGTCGACCATCAGCAAGTGCCCATCAGGATCGCCGGCAAGCTGAATGGGCGTGTCGGACAGACCAGCGCTGGCGCGGTGGTCGCCCGCACCGGGGCGGTGGATGGCGTGGCGCCAGGCTCGACGATGGGAGCGGTGCGGATCAAGCAGGACATCTTCCGGGAATCCTCCGTTGGCGCCATCGCGACATTCGGCGATCCGACCGGAAGAAGCGGAAGCTGGCTGGCGGGCGGCGACTTCACGTATCAAACCTCGCACTTCCGCGGCGACAAGAACTTCCTGGTCGGGCTCTGGGGTCTGGCGACGGGCCAGGCCGGCGCGAAAGACGACCGCACGGCGGCGGGCGTCAAACTCGCCTATCCGAATGATCTGTGGAACGTCTCGCTGACCTACATGCGGGTTGGCGACGCGTTTCAACCATCGCTGGGCTTCGTGCCTCGACCGGGCGTGCATAGTTTCAGCCTCGTCGGTGAATACGATCCCCGTCCGAGCTTCTGGCACATCCGCCAGATGTTCAACGAGTTTGAAGTGGTCGCGGTGACGGACTTGCGCGGCGAGTGGGAAAGTTACCGTGTCTTTCTGGCCCCGGTGAACTGGCGTTTCGAGAGCGGCGACCGCGTTGAGATCAACATCCGGCCAACCGGCGAACAACTCTCCACGCCGTTCGAGATCGCTGACGGCGTGGTGATTCCGGCCGGACCGTACCACTTCATGCGCTATCGGCTGGAAGCCGGATCGGCTGCCAAACGCAAGCTGAGCGGTCAGGCCACGTGGTGGTTCGGGAGCTTCTACGACGGGCAGCTGGATCAGATCCTGCTGACGGCTTCATGGAACCCGACGGCCCTGTTCACGTTCAGTCTCTCGGGCGAACACGACATCGGCCGATTGAGGGAGGGACGATTTGATCAGACCCTGGTCGGCGCGCGAACGCAAATCAACGTCTCGCCCAACCTGCAGGTCAGCAGCTTCGTGCAGTACGACACCGACAGCCGCACGATCGGCACAAACACGAGGCTGCGGTGGACGTTTCACCCGTTGGGCGATCTGTTTGTCATCTATAACCACAACCTGAACGACATCACCGATCGTTGGCGGCTCGACTCGAATCAGCTCCTCGTCAAGCTCCAGTGCTCCTGGCGGTACTGA
- a CDS encoding ABC transporter permease: MGPILISRIALTALGRNKARTALSILGIVIGVAAVICTVAIGEGAAARVKEATSAIGVNLIWVEAGSVNVQGARTGSAGTRSLVNEDMVAIRALCPLVTYVSPQVDTGLQVIRGSLNWRTTVRGVTPEYMGIRNWKVVQGAMFTDLDVTTMANVCVLGRTVMERLFLPEEDPIGQIIRVKDKPCKVIGVLAPKGATVTGGDNDDTFLMPYSTVQRRIKGQFWLDDILCSAASGAVVRDAENQIISIVRIRHRIAEGQPDDFNLRHPTEIAELIAEQTRTMEMLLTGIAAVSLLVGSVGIMNIMLVSVTERTREIGIRMATGARGRDIRWQFLVEALVLTVGGGGLGTLAGYLGSQMLASYLGWPMHLSMQAVAISIGVSTAIGIFFGFYPAHQAARLDPISALQSE, translated from the coding sequence ATGGGACCCATTCTCATCAGCCGGATCGCGCTGACCGCGCTCGGTCGAAACAAGGCGCGCACGGCCCTGTCGATCCTCGGCATCGTCATCGGCGTCGCTGCGGTCATCTGCACGGTCGCCATCGGGGAGGGCGCGGCGGCCCGGGTGAAGGAGGCGACCAGTGCGATCGGCGTGAATCTCATCTGGGTCGAGGCCGGATCCGTCAATGTGCAGGGCGCGCGAACGGGAAGCGCCGGGACGCGGAGTCTCGTCAACGAGGACATGGTGGCTATCCGGGCGCTTTGTCCGCTGGTAACGTACGTGTCGCCCCAGGTCGACACGGGTCTCCAGGTGATACGCGGCAGCCTGAACTGGCGCACTACTGTCCGCGGCGTCACGCCGGAGTACATGGGCATCCGGAACTGGAAGGTCGTGCAGGGCGCGATGTTCACCGACCTGGACGTCACGACGATGGCGAACGTCTGCGTGCTCGGCCGAACGGTCATGGAGCGCCTGTTTCTCCCCGAGGAAGATCCGATCGGGCAGATCATCCGGGTGAAGGACAAACCCTGCAAGGTGATCGGCGTGCTTGCTCCCAAAGGCGCGACCGTGACCGGAGGTGACAACGATGACACGTTCCTGATGCCGTACTCGACGGTCCAGAGGCGGATCAAAGGCCAGTTCTGGCTCGACGATATTCTCTGTTCCGCGGCGTCCGGCGCCGTCGTCCGCGACGCCGAGAACCAGATCATCTCGATCGTCCGTATTCGTCACCGCATCGCCGAGGGCCAGCCGGACGACTTCAATCTGCGTCATCCCACGGAGATCGCCGAACTGATCGCGGAACAAACGCGGACCATGGAGATGCTGCTGACCGGCATTGCGGCCGTCTCGCTGCTGGTCGGAAGTGTCGGGATCATGAACATCATGCTGGTCTCGGTCACTGAGCGCACGCGGGAAATCGGGATTCGGATGGCCACCGGTGCAAGAGGACGGGACATTCGCTGGCAATTCTTGGTGGAGGCGTTGGTGCTGACCGTCGGCGGCGGCGGACTTGGAACGCTCGCCGGGTACCTCGGGTCGCAAATGCTGGCCAGCTATCTTGGATGGCCCATGCACCTGTCGATGCAGGCCGTCGCGATCTCTATCGGCGTCTCAACGGCGATCGGCATCTTTTTCGGCTTCTACCCGGCTCATCAGGCGGCCCGCCTCGATCCGATCTCGGCGCTCCAATCGGAGTGA
- a CDS encoding molybdenum cofactor carrier protein, producing MNPVLSDKTVGVMGSSRNPHDSLAGEIGRLLADLQVNLLTGGGGGVMEAVSRAFVQARRGRGVCIGIIPCSEADPGTPKEGYPNEFIELPIFTHLPLGGERGQDSLSRNHINVLSCAAIVVLPGSKGTLAEASLALRYRKPVIACLADDALGRSLPTTIRRAAHVEDVRHFLRECLSGVG from the coding sequence GTGAATCCGGTGCTATCGGACAAGACGGTCGGCGTCATGGGTTCAAGCCGGAATCCACATGACTCGCTCGCCGGCGAGATCGGTCGACTCCTCGCCGATCTTCAGGTGAACCTGCTGACCGGTGGTGGAGGCGGCGTCATGGAGGCGGTCAGCCGCGCGTTCGTTCAAGCCCGACGGGGTCGGGGTGTCTGCATCGGTATCATTCCCTGTAGCGAGGCGGATCCCGGCACACCGAAGGAAGGCTACCCCAACGAATTCATCGAGCTGCCGATCTTCACGCATCTCCCTCTCGGTGGCGAACGAGGCCAGGACAGCCTCTCGCGGAATCACATCAACGTGCTGTCCTGCGCGGCGATCGTGGTGTTGCCCGGTTCAAAGGGAACGCTCGCCGAAGCATCGCTGGCGCTCCGGTACCGAAAACCCGTGATCGCCTGTTTGGCAGACGACGCACTCGGAAGGAGTCTTCCGACGACAATTCGGCGGGCCGCACACGTCGAAGATGTCCGACACTTCCTACGCGAGTGTCTTTCAGGTGTGGGTTAA